The following nucleotide sequence is from Penaeus vannamei isolate JL-2024 chromosome 10, ASM4276789v1, whole genome shotgun sequence.
acagacacacatggacagacagagaacagacagagacaggctgacagacaaaggcagacaggctgacagacagacaaagacagacacacacacacacacacacacagacaaagacacacacacacacacacacacacacacacacacagacagacacacagacagacagacagacacatacagacagacagacagagacacacacatatacacagacagagacagacacacacacaaacagacagacagacagacagacagagacagacacacacacacagacagagacagaaacacacagacagacagacagacacacacacacacacagacagacagagatacacacagacagacagacagacagagacacacacatgcacacagacagagacagacacacacagacagacagagacacacacacacacacagacagacagacaaagacagacacatacacagacagagacagactgacagaaacacacagacagacagacagagacagactgacagaaacacacagacagacagacagagacagacacacacagacagacagacagagacacacacacacagacagagacacacacacacagacagagatagacacacacggacagacagagaaagacacacacagacagacagagatagacacacacagaaagacagacagagacagacacacacagacagtcagcgacagacacacacagacagacagagacagacacagacagacagagacaaacacacatggacagagacagacacacatggacagacagagacagacacacacagacagacaaagacagacacatacagtcaaacagagacagacagagacagacaaacacaaacagaaaggtAAGATGAGGTGAGGTGtggtgagatgagatgagatgagatgagattgaGATGAGGTAAGGTATTTAGCTATGGGTCTGTTGTCAATATACACTCTTCTTAGAAGCATGTGTCTTTTGAGGAAGAGGTTGAGGTAGAAAAAGGATTGGGAAGGGTCTGCATGGCATATTCTGGCTCGCTCTTGACACACGAGTGCTTATATGATTTTACAGTTTAAAAGTACACAGACCTAAAAGATTTATGATCAGATTGATTTGTTCTATTTCCGACTTCCCCGGGAGCAGTGGCTTATGTAGCAGAAGTTCCCCAAGGATGCATCCAGCTGCCCACATGTCGACTCCTGTTGTCTGTGTCTTAGCCTGGAGAGAACAAATGATGAAAGGTGGAATTAGGTATGCCCTTTATACAGAATACATGCTGGAGCAAtttacagaaaaagaaagaaagaaagaaagaaaaatatatataacaattaagaatttttttttttacattatgcaTACACATCATTGCAAAAGTGACTCAATTATCCATATTTAGTTTCTAAGATCAATAATTTCTCAAAATAGCTTCTAAAAATAAAACTTGCTAATACCCATGGAGGGAAGTGTACTTCTAAAGATGATTTATAAAATCTAAATTCTTTATGCAAACCACACTGCatcaaagaggaaaaaggaaaatgagaggaagaagaagaagaagaaaaaaaaactaataacaataagaaaagaagcagtagaagaaaaagaagaaaaagaaaaaaagaaaaaaaagaaaagagatagaaaaaaaaggaagaaaagaaaagaaaaaagtaaaataaaagcactaaggagtagaagaaaagagaagacaaagaagaagaagatatagaaagtAACATCATAAGCACTGCTTCACCCCAGACCCAAACCATTACCAAGAACGTGACCCACCTGGAAGAGCAGCTCAGGAGCACGATACCACAGAGTCACAACCTGTGGGGTCATTGGTGACATTGGATACCCCAATTCACGTGCCAATCCAAAATCAGCTGtggacaaaaataaatatattataattgcATCTATACATACGAATACGAATAATATATTGAGATGGcagaataaagtatatatatactgcttatATATCTGTCATAATCCAAAGATCTAACTCTAAGAATTATGACAGAATAATGTCTTacttaattaaataaataactacTGAAAAGGATGAAAGCTCATAGAAATCCTTTCTAAAACAAAGAAATCATAAGAATCTTACATATAAGCCGTAATTTAGCCTCCATAAATCATGGATACTCAACATTCTGCTTTCCTAAttctaaagaagaaaaggaggaagaaacagaagcagcagcagctgcagaagaaaaaaagtcaaacatTGCAGTGaactctttttttattctgacACAAACCATTCTTCACAATCAATACATTTCCTTTTGACTCTTATAATAATGAAACATTAATCTGAATTGTTTAGCTCTATAATACTTGAATCATGGGAAAATTTCTATGGTAAACAGGCTATGCATGGCGCTTCAATTATGAATGTCATATTATCCAATGGGGGTTTCAAAACTTTCTATTTTCCCTGCCCACAAGCTTGATATGTACCATAAGCTTGAGTTGTTTGGTTTTAGTTCTATTGTTAATTCTATGCATGATATACTTATATTTCTCAATTTTTGTCTTTTGccctattttcctattttattaGTGAAGCAATATTAAAGAATCTGCCAATTTCTTTGGTACTTTAAAAGTGAGAGATACACTTCTAAGAAGTGAAATTGGATGCTTGAGAGTACCCCATGTTTGggaaatcattatcatatataaatatattttttcattcttatttaccATACTGCCTGTGTTATATGACCCTACAACCATGACCACTTGGCCGGGTAATTTATCTTCCTTGTTTTTACATATGAAAATGATCCAAAGCCGAAGCTTGAAGTCATACCTATTTTTATTGTTCCCTGGTTTGTGAGAAGCAAGTTTGACACTTTCACATCTCTGTGGACAATCTCTTTGCGATGAAGATATGCCAAGCCTTTAAAAACCTGCAAAGAAAAGTAGAATGGGAAACAAGTCAGAAGGACtaaggaaaaatatgaatatatggcaATATTATGCTCTCCATCATTACGCCCTAATAAACCTTTGCTGATGAATAAGTGAACATATTTTGTATGGTTCATTTACAGAGAACTGAACATTTAACCCAATCATGATGGGAGAACCTAGTGTCATATTGATCAATGCATCACAGTGCATGCAGAGTCAGCTACCTGAAGAAAAATCAGAAGCTTTGGAAACATTATATTACCCTGCTCTCCATACTCATGGCTGTGGGTAATGATGTTAAAAAGAGGATTTAAACCTAGTTTTGAGAGGTAAGTATTCAACTAATGCAGCTAGGGCTAAACAAGAACACAACTACTCGGCATGTACAATTCAGAGTATGCTCAAACATGCATGACATGAAGATATTATCCTAGTGTGAGGTCTACCATGATATGATAGGACTTCATTTCGGTATGAATGTAATAAGAAACGTAGCCTTCCACTTAGTTTTCATTATAAGACAAAATGGGAAGTTCTACCATTTTGGGGTGCATTATTCAAATCATTGGATCCAGATGCTATAGGAATGGGATTCTGAGCATGGAAATAACGTCCTCCAtggagccagcactcttccagtcatggctcatggatgGTACATTCATTCCACACTcctttatcaatggaaataatgcaaaaaccCCTTCCTATATGCCAAATgggtctaatcaccctccaagagctttgttcACTTGTGGCTAGTCATTCCTGTCATTGTGGCTTTCAGCCAAAATGCTCGTGGTAGCAAGTTCTTGTCACCTCGGTCCACAGCCAAATTTTTCCATCGTGGCTTGTTCACGTCACCTGctcctcaagccaaattttttcatgacatgatagGTAAGACAAGACAACCAATATATATGACTGAAATCCTCAAATCAAATGCTGTAGTTCTGCAACAAGTGCCCCATACACAAATAATTACATATCAAACCCTTATAGACATTTCAAGTTTCCAATCTTACAGATAATAAATATGACAGGATTAACAAAACTGTGATCAATAATTTGCTTTACAAAGGGTGATTTACTAATAAACttgagaattataataaaataatactaatagaaataactTACCTGTATCATAATGCATTTTACTTGTGCTTCCATAAATGGTATTTGCATATTGTCAAGCAAGCTGGCCAGATCCTGTTCACAGTATTCCATCACAAGGAATATgctgaaaaatataatataacatttgGATCTtacaaaaaaatatgatgagAGATGGATATGATGGATTGTGTTATTACTAACACTATTCTAAAAACTAATAGTTGTCTATTTGGAATGTTTCCCAAGATAGTATTAAATAACAATTCAGAAGCcagaaaattatcatcatcagacaGGCTTTGTAATTAACTCCTTGACAACTTGTGGTGccatatatgtgaaaaaaataaaacaaataatatataacaaataaaccagtggatatgcatacatgcactccCAGCATCAAAGGGTTAATATGTAAACATGGATTCATAACATGGGTGTACCTCTCTAAGCTCCTTCCAACAACAACCTCCTTTAAGCAAACAGTGTTTGGATGATTGCAAGACTGCAGAAGCATAATCTCTCTCAGTCCTGATATTGGcattccatctttctccttctccattcgcATCTTCTTTAATGCTACAATTTCATTTGTCTTGGTATCCCTTGCCCTATCTGAAATAAAGCCAACTCTTGATTAAACGACACATTAGTTTCCTCAGGTTTTGCACCACTATTACTAATTTCCCCCCTACATATTTGAGTCATCACAGTTTTTAAATTAGTAGAACTCTTCTGACATACTTACAGACTACTCCATATGTTCCTTCTCCTATACGATTAAGCTTCTCAAATTCCCCAACAAAACGGCATTTTCCAAACTGCAAAAAGATGTAACTTATATTAGGCACATACGAAAtaagaaagttttaaaaaatacattttacataataacaacaatgttgctTTCAAATAACCTATGTGATTAACCAGTTGTCATTCCTCCTCTTAACAATAACTTTCAACATAGAGGAACTGCCTAATAGTAATGCCATGGCTTATGTGGCTACATTGCTACATCACAAATGCCAGTATACTGAAATAATACTACATATATTAGATAATGGTGGTATAGACTGATTTGGTAAAGTCTAGCAACTGCCCCTAGCAatgagcacttggtgaaaacaaacccttgtTCATTCGAAAACTCACGGTGCTTTGCTTAAAGTCAATAAAATTTCTGAGAATCTAGTTTCTTTGTCTGAAAATGCCGAAGATCTGTGTTGCTGTTAGTTGTTCAAACCtcaacatgatgggaaagaaaggattAACCTTTCATTTATTCCCAGATTGCAAAAAGAAACTTGAAAAATGGAAGCACTGGGTACAAGCCATGAAACGCATGAACGCTGATGGGAGTCTTTGGGCGCCTGGTGGAAACCGTTTAAATCTGCTCAGAACACTTTATTACACGGTAatattttacaccttttcaaattctagagacagataataactttcaaactctatctatctacactatcTACCAAGACCAAATGAGGTCAACATTGccgacattaggttttggcagcagtcatacactccaaaaagcacaacagcaattttacatttttctgtaatgaattgatttatcataatcttaatttacaggcaaaccatccccaGATCCAACCCACCCAGACTTTATCCTAAACACAGTCCTTTAGATGAAAAGAAAGCAGTTCGTACtgttcaattttttttaaatCGGAAGAAAAGAAGCCTAGCTAAGGAGATGCCAAGCACTCAGAAGAAACCAAATTTTCCTGTTGCCTCTGTGTCTGAAAAGTCAACAGTCCAGCAGACGAAATAACTGAAGAGGGCTTGTCTCAAATTATTgaggaaaacaaaaaatgtgCCTGTAGGCCTTTCTGtgacttcattctctcctttgtgTAAACATCTTGTAAATAGGAAGAAATTTGATcttaggaaatggcactgatttcactGAAAAATAACCTATATAGTTAAAAATCATAGATTAATGTAGCAAATTATGTCAtcataaaatcatttttattacatggTGTGTTGATCAAATAGTCTTAGATGTCGGGATATTCAATATTTCATACAATCGTCAATCCGAATTTCGGCAGGCAGATGGTATGAGCAATCTTGTAGCTACACAGTTTCTAGTTTTGACTGATAAAGCTTTTTCGCTTCGAATCGAATCATTCATACGCCATTTTCGCTCGCGCTAATAACGAGGTATTTGCGAGTGacaggtttgttttcaccaagcggAATGGCGACTCTGACTCGTAACGTCACGCCGAATCGGTCTATTATGTCTTAGTTTATGTGACTCCATCAAGAAATTAatagtatatgaaaatataatgataaataatgatgttaCATAACTGCCATTGCTTGTGACCTTGGTGCACAAAGGTTTACAGAAATCAGTTCAAGTAAAATCTCACAAGCTGCATCTTTCTTCTCTATCACTGGAGGCAATACTCAAGTAACAAAGTCATTTTGGTGCAAGGCTAAAGCGAGATGAAACAAAATGTAATGTGGCATATATATGgctgatataaatataaaatggtaattttctatattacctcagccgctccgatatcgacgattttggtatcgttggattcctctcactctatacaatgcaaatatgtaagttttattgcgtggaaaccccccgttagcggcaaacttggccccgatagcaggggcggcGATGTTGGAGCGgcagacgtaatatagaaaattaccctaataatataacccacagtgaaaattaccatagttattcacatgactttccattgcaggttTCCCTgggaaacaaaatatcccccacgtattcatggcaggatagagcgcacacgaactagatgcatcgagaaAGGCGCAAAACCTGTtgagccgacgagggcgggccaccgccgctctttTGTTCATgatataccttgttcatcctgattatactacaatcgtttCTGTATacctatgtcaaggttagtatgctgattcagtgggaatgtcatgaggtaactgtaatacgtccgccgctacGACATCGACGATctttgtgtaacgctctagcctgctgtGAATATGTGGAGAAGGTTTTGTTTtctcggtgggggttggggggtgcaggggggacagccccctgcaatggaaagttgtgtgaaaaaccatggttattttcactgtgggttatattataaGTGTTATTTAATCCCGCATTTTCCCttgaacctttcatgccctctctTGCCATCgtggccaagtttgtcgctaacagggggtttctgcgcaataataactatatatttgcaatgtggacagtgagaagAATCCAACGATACAAAAACTGTTGATATCAGAGCAGCGTAGGTAATATTAAAATTTGCCATATAAAATATCCTTCTCATTTGCAAT
It contains:
- the LOC113815357 gene encoding cyclin-dependent kinase 10, which gives rise to MAEREEKGGGSSTKKPGLVSFLTGKPIKIPENHLFGKCRFVGEFEKLNRIGEGTYGVVYRARDTKTNEIVALKKMRMEKEKDGMPISGLREIMLLQSCNHPNTVCLKEVVVGRSLESIFLVMEYCEQDLASLLDNMQIPFMEAQVKCIMIQVFKGLAYLHRKEIVHRDVKVSNLLLTNQGTIKIADFGLARELGYPMSPMTPQVVTLWYRAPELLFQAKTQTTGVDMWAAGCILGELLLHKPLLPGKSEIEQINLIINLLGTPNDNIWPDFSQLPAIENFTLKPQPYNNLKTKFPMLSSSGHRLLNFLFMYDPKRRATAEECLESSYFKEHPLPCDPRMMPTFPQHRNLKQQQQQQVPQIPPAQLNLGYNQMFAPQGPNFGPPEHHHLDAVNAPKIGIHEMLGPLSRK